One genomic window of Stigmatella ashevillena includes the following:
- a CDS encoding eCIS core domain-containing protein, with product MSEHRTRLPVAMGGSIKPRSSKREGAPPHLHPARLLQKLHQAPGALTPRDVLELQRTLGNQAVSQLLANRSGGETRGEGAPTQLKVSVGRSSALPPPAVRQLAAQGTAGVGSAFPHREAIQRAFGRHDISGIQAHTGTTAAATARGMGAMAFATGNHVAFAEAPGLYTAAHEAAHVIQQRAGLQLAGGVGQRGDSHEQHADAVASLVVRGQSAEHLLDKVAPSPSPAPPGRDAVQYTFTVSAHVIAAQEAQYPMSALEVRRIEMPEGDRPDTQYGSRQMSHAVAWTSMFEFWTRTFTGTYPEVRQSLTELSNHDNANDQNPESHELRAQVRHLLGYVDEHTLLPLSEWTQRLEQAVRFYVEAYQKSSFATHAKKAKGRGEASAKQNLVTWNMAMEEEEPPAVTSWEDEVLEHARKLLDVSFSLPADQLCAAYAEWIRMVVTNYAHLGETFAQKVRADVANTPLSPRYQLQFPSLKTLGELLLAWQSNSGTQSLEFIGPTPLPSTAPGFVVSAQVVAHKEDRYPLDAITVQGVLLSEGDRPNTQYGVRQLSHTVAWTAKIQEWAARFRGPLRQVLGALLKASQEDHGVDTNEESRRLRESIALPLRQYLEATPAPEAPLSAWTALVNSSIKGYVEAYQQASFSTHADIPKGRGEAASKASLSMLEQRLASGGGAGSKPKDVFDQALKLVDAPLDKSANLIGKAYNDWLHMLEVVYPHVMQAHAQDFNRLLAATVLPSTLQAPGVQTLAELLDGWRRNQTPASFPFPQQSPSLWDSAQPTPDVSLEPSPQQQAYLAQHHLQLVEIKNDGDCFYNATRAAGVQGTVSDLRERVALALEQEDSAEAEAIREGSWAGPGADRAPEILAQQLHLQYRVIHPNAYIEFIGQGGTVITLVLVQGPPQHYHLAR from the coding sequence ATGAGCGAACACCGCACCCGCCTGCCCGTCGCCATGGGGGGCTCCATTAAGCCTCGGTCCTCGAAGCGCGAGGGCGCCCCCCCTCACCTCCACCCAGCCCGGCTCCTCCAGAAGCTCCATCAAGCGCCGGGCGCTCTCACCCCAAGGGACGTGCTCGAACTCCAACGGACCCTCGGTAACCAGGCGGTGAGCCAACTCCTGGCGAACCGAAGCGGCGGGGAGACTCGGGGAGAGGGGGCGCCCACTCAGCTCAAGGTCTCTGTTGGACGCTCGAGCGCGCTGCCCCCCCCGGCCGTCCGACAACTGGCGGCGCAGGGCACCGCGGGTGTGGGCAGCGCATTCCCCCACCGAGAGGCCATCCAGCGAGCCTTCGGCCGTCACGACATCTCTGGCATCCAGGCGCACACTGGCACCACAGCGGCTGCGACCGCCCGGGGGATGGGTGCCATGGCGTTCGCCACCGGCAACCATGTCGCCTTCGCGGAGGCACCCGGCCTGTATACCGCCGCACACGAAGCCGCGCACGTCATCCAGCAACGCGCCGGGCTCCAGCTCGCCGGAGGAGTCGGCCAGCGGGGTGACTCTCACGAGCAGCACGCGGACGCCGTCGCCAGCCTCGTCGTACGGGGCCAGTCCGCCGAGCACCTCCTGGACAAGGTCGCACCCTCCCCGAGCCCCGCCCCCCCAGGCCGCGACGCCGTGCAGTACACCTTCACGGTGAGCGCCCACGTGATCGCCGCTCAAGAGGCTCAGTACCCCATGAGCGCCTTGGAAGTCCGGCGCATTGAGATGCCCGAGGGAGATCGCCCGGACACCCAGTATGGCAGTCGGCAGATGTCCCATGCCGTCGCCTGGACGTCGATGTTCGAGTTCTGGACCCGTACGTTCACGGGCACCTACCCCGAGGTGCGCCAGAGCCTCACCGAGCTGTCGAATCACGACAACGCGAACGATCAGAACCCTGAGAGCCACGAGCTGCGCGCGCAGGTTCGCCACCTGCTGGGCTACGTCGACGAGCACACGCTGCTGCCCCTCTCCGAGTGGACTCAGCGCCTCGAGCAGGCCGTCCGCTTCTACGTGGAGGCCTATCAGAAGTCCTCGTTCGCCACCCACGCCAAGAAGGCCAAGGGGCGAGGCGAAGCCTCTGCCAAACAGAACCTCGTCACCTGGAACATGGCCATGGAGGAGGAGGAGCCCCCCGCGGTCACGTCATGGGAGGACGAGGTCCTGGAGCATGCCCGAAAGCTCCTCGATGTGTCCTTCTCGCTGCCCGCCGACCAGCTCTGCGCGGCCTACGCCGAGTGGATCCGCATGGTCGTGACCAACTATGCGCATCTCGGGGAGACCTTCGCACAGAAGGTGCGAGCGGATGTCGCGAACACGCCCCTGTCGCCGCGTTATCAGCTCCAATTCCCCAGCCTCAAGACATTGGGGGAGCTGCTGCTCGCCTGGCAATCCAACTCTGGCACCCAGTCCTTGGAGTTCATCGGTCCAACGCCGCTTCCCTCGACCGCTCCCGGCTTCGTGGTGAGCGCGCAGGTGGTTGCTCACAAGGAGGACCGCTATCCATTGGACGCGATCACCGTCCAGGGGGTGCTGCTCTCGGAGGGAGATCGGCCGAACACGCAGTATGGCGTGCGTCAGTTGTCACACACGGTGGCCTGGACGGCCAAGATCCAGGAGTGGGCGGCGCGGTTTCGGGGCCCGCTGCGGCAGGTGCTCGGCGCTCTCCTCAAGGCCTCCCAAGAGGATCATGGCGTGGACACCAACGAGGAGAGCCGCAGGCTGCGCGAGTCCATCGCGCTCCCCTTGCGGCAGTACCTCGAGGCCACGCCAGCCCCAGAGGCTCCTCTCTCCGCGTGGACGGCGCTGGTCAACTCCTCCATCAAAGGCTACGTCGAGGCCTACCAACAGGCCTCGTTCAGTACCCACGCCGACATCCCCAAAGGCCGGGGCGAGGCCGCGTCCAAGGCGTCTCTCTCCATGCTGGAGCAGCGGTTGGCCAGCGGGGGTGGGGCTGGATCCAAGCCAAAGGACGTCTTCGATCAGGCGCTCAAGCTGGTCGATGCGCCGCTCGACAAGTCGGCGAATCTGATTGGCAAGGCCTACAACGATTGGCTTCACATGCTGGAGGTCGTCTACCCCCACGTCATGCAAGCCCATGCCCAGGACTTCAACCGTCTTCTCGCGGCCACGGTCTTGCCGTCGACGCTCCAGGCACCGGGGGTGCAAACCTTGGCGGAACTCCTCGACGGATGGCGGAGAAACCAGACGCCCGCCTCCTTCCCTTTCCCTCAGCAGAGCCCGTCCTTGTGGGACTCCGCCCAGCCCACCCCCGACGTCTCGCTTGAACCGAGCCCACAGCAACAGGCCTACCTGGCCCAACACCACCTACAGCTCGTCGAGATCAAGAACGATGGAGATTGCTTCTATAACGCGACCCGAGCCGCCGGCGTTCAGGGCACCGTGAGCGATCTGCGCGAACGTGTGGCCCTTGCGCTCGAGCAGGAGGACTCCGCCGAGGCAGAGGCGATCCGCGAGGGCAGTTGGGCCGGACCGGGCGCGGATCGCGCCCCCGAGATCCTCGCCCAGCAGCTCCACCTCCAGTACCGGGTCATCCACCCCAACGCCTACATCGAGTTCATTGGCCAGGGCGGTACGGTCATCACCCTGGTGCTCGTCCAGGGGCCGCCGCAGCACTACCACCTCGCGCGCTAA